The following are encoded together in the Candidatus Omnitrophota bacterium genome:
- a CDS encoding diguanylate cyclase, whose protein sequence is MTRIIRKRKIVLAEGELVIAEILPQLLKPIGYEVITASDGESALVTIKRELPDLIIIDSDLDKIDGFALCKILKSDFITSYVPIIILIEKRQIRKRLLEIQEGVDDYIIKPPDPIDLQVRLEMALRRTAHQVHANSLTRLPGNRAIESASRNRIDKEEPFSFLYLDIDQFKSFNDTYGYLRGDGVIMQTARILTDSVRKHGNKDDFVGHVGGDDFVIITTPQKESILAKDIIRQFDRLIPLHYSTEDRTIGYLSVKDRQDKDIKAPLMGISIAVVNNKLRKIKNVLELTEIAFEIKKHIKTIKGSKFLVNRRASGSENLSKNYGSDEEGSHVRALQDSKEALPIGQLLLKAKLITEEQLTEALFEHWSSRELLGQTLIKMGLISDEDLEPFLREYRKNMQAAYPSDPSAK, encoded by the coding sequence TTGACGCGCATTATTCGTAAAAGGAAAATTGTTCTCGCCGAAGGCGAACTTGTGATCGCCGAGATCCTGCCGCAGCTTTTAAAACCCATAGGCTATGAAGTGATCACTGCCTCCGACGGAGAATCCGCGCTTGTAACGATCAAGCGGGAGCTTCCCGATCTCATTATTATTGATAGCGACCTGGACAAAATAGATGGGTTTGCTTTATGCAAGATATTGAAAAGCGATTTTATCACCTCTTATGTGCCCATCATTATCCTTATTGAAAAAAGGCAGATCCGTAAAAGGCTTTTAGAGATCCAAGAAGGCGTTGACGATTACATTATTAAACCGCCTGATCCCATCGACCTTCAGGTCCGCTTAGAAATGGCGCTACGGCGTACCGCGCATCAAGTTCACGCGAATTCTTTGACGCGTTTGCCCGGTAATCGCGCTATTGAAAGCGCCAGCCGAAATCGCATTGACAAAGAAGAACCATTTTCTTTTCTCTATTTAGATATTGACCAATTCAAATCGTTCAATGATACCTACGGGTATTTACGCGGTGACGGCGTTATTATGCAAACCGCGCGGATCTTAACGGATAGCGTTCGCAAACACGGCAACAAAGATGATTTTGTGGGGCACGTGGGCGGAGATGATTTTGTGATCATCACAACGCCGCAAAAAGAAAGTATTTTAGCGAAAGATATTATCCGCCAATTTGACCGGCTGATCCCGCTTCATTACAGTACGGAAGATAGAACAATAGGTTATTTATCCGTTAAAGACCGTCAGGACAAAGATATTAAAGCGCCCCTGATGGGAATTTCCATCGCGGTGGTTAACAATAAATTGCGGAAAATAAAGAATGTATTAGAGTTAACAGAAATAGCTTTTGAGATCAAAAAACATATTAAAACAATTAAGGGAAGCAAATTCCTTGTTAATCGCAGAGCCAGCGGGTCGGAAAATCTATCTAAAAATTACGGTTCCGATGAAGAAGGTTCTCACGTTCGCGCCCTGCAAGACAGCAAGGAAGCTCTTCCTATCGGGCAACTTTTGCTTAAGGCAAAACTGATCACGGAAGAGCAGCTTACAGAAGCTTTATTTGAACATTGGTCCTCGCGCGAGCTTCTCGGGCAGACACTGATCAAGATGGGGCTCATCAGCGACGAGGATTTGGAGCCGTTTCTTCGCGAGTATCGAAAAAATATGCAAGCAGCTTACCCGAGCGATCCTTCCGCAAAATAA
- the purL gene encoding phosphoribosylformylglycinamidine synthase subunit PurL: protein MIWRVEIKDKKGIFDAIGDGTQKDILDLGIRSVKKVSFVQVYLIEGNCSESNAKTICEELLVDRIIQDYSLQDSAKTTTLRNSKDLKVIEIAHNVGVMDPVEASTLKGIADLGIAGIASVRTAKKYILTGKVSSKESDVIVNKILCNKLIQHVVKDQHFKGGSPPKAAILGQSFKLIVVDILGADDKKLLALSQQGQLFLNLNEMKTIQDYFKNLGRNPTDCELETIAQTWSEHCGHKTFRGNIEYTCQEDGKTQKTLIQSLLKTTIVKATKEINKSWCVSVFHDNAGVIKFDDEDCVCFKVETHNHPSALEPFGGANTGVGGVIRDILGTGLGAKPICNTDVFCFAPPDLPFNRLPEGTLHPKRIMKGVVSGVRDYGNKMGIPTVNGAILFDEHFVGNPLVYCGTVGIMPNDKVKKQTLVGDLVVVAGGRTGRDGIHGATFSSGELTHESEVVSSGAVQIGNPIEEKKVLDALLKARDKNLYSAITDCGAGGLSSAGGEMGKDLGCRIDLEKVPLKYEGLSYTEIWISESQERMVLSVPKENIEELLKTFEDENAQATVIGEFTDTKRLELFYNSCQVCSLDMEFLHDGLPNITKKAHWAKPKIKEPDFKCPKSLTDKLVEVISHYNVCSKEWVIRQYDHEVQGMSIIKPLVGVCDDGPSDASVLRPKLHSQKGIAVSNGINVRFGAIDPFWMAASCIDEAVRQIISVGGSLEKIAILDNFCWGNPDKPDRLGGLVRAAQGCYFASVGYKVPFISGKDSLYNEYTDKGKPLAIPGTILISAIGIVEDVSRTVTMDFKDSGNLIYVLGETYDELGGSIYLDTFDSLGSSVPKVDTQKGTKVFEALSRAIQKGLVRSSHDCSEGGLGVAISEMAFAGGLGASIFLKDVPFKARDQRLKTKGNMRNDFILFSESNSRFVVEVAKNDQKDFEKCLKEIPFGLIGCTDNKKVLTVYGLNNDICVKVDVDFLKQSWQKKLKW from the coding sequence ATGATTTGGCGTGTTGAGATCAAAGATAAAAAGGGTATTTTTGACGCTATCGGTGACGGCACGCAAAAAGATATCCTCGATTTAGGCATTCGTTCGGTTAAAAAAGTTTCCTTTGTCCAGGTGTATCTGATCGAAGGCAACTGTTCTGAAAGCAACGCTAAAACAATTTGTGAAGAACTGCTGGTTGACCGCATCATCCAAGATTATTCTCTCCAAGATTCTGCAAAAACGACTACCTTACGCAATAGTAAAGATCTTAAAGTTATTGAGATCGCGCATAACGTGGGTGTTATGGATCCCGTGGAAGCTTCAACGCTAAAAGGTATTGCGGATTTAGGGATTGCAGGTATTGCCTCCGTTCGTACGGCTAAAAAATATATTCTTACCGGAAAAGTTTCTTCTAAAGAATCAGATGTTATTGTTAATAAAATTTTATGCAATAAACTGATCCAACATGTTGTTAAAGATCAACATTTTAAAGGTGGCTCCCCACCCAAAGCCGCTATTTTAGGCCAATCGTTTAAGTTGATCGTTGTTGACATTCTTGGTGCCGACGATAAAAAGCTTCTCGCTTTAAGTCAACAGGGGCAACTTTTCCTTAATTTAAACGAGATGAAAACGATCCAGGATTATTTTAAGAATTTGGGAAGAAATCCAACGGATTGTGAGCTGGAAACCATTGCCCAAACCTGGAGCGAGCACTGCGGCCATAAAACTTTTCGCGGCAATATTGAATACACTTGTCAGGAAGACGGTAAAACGCAAAAAACCTTGATCCAAAGCCTTTTAAAAACAACCATTGTTAAAGCCACCAAAGAGATCAATAAATCCTGGTGTGTTTCGGTCTTTCACGACAATGCCGGGGTTATTAAATTTGACGATGAGGATTGTGTGTGTTTTAAGGTAGAAACGCATAACCATCCTTCGGCGCTTGAACCTTTCGGCGGAGCCAATACGGGCGTGGGCGGCGTCATCCGGGACATTTTAGGGACAGGTTTAGGCGCAAAACCTATTTGTAACACTGATGTCTTTTGTTTTGCGCCTCCGGATCTCCCCTTTAATAGACTTCCCGAAGGAACGCTTCATCCGAAACGGATCATGAAAGGGGTTGTTAGCGGTGTTCGCGACTACGGAAACAAAATGGGAATTCCGACGGTCAACGGCGCTATTTTGTTTGACGAACATTTTGTTGGTAATCCGCTTGTTTATTGCGGAACGGTCGGCATTATGCCAAACGATAAAGTTAAAAAACAAACTCTTGTAGGCGATCTGGTCGTGGTGGCTGGTGGGCGTACCGGGCGCGACGGAATCCACGGCGCGACATTTTCTTCCGGTGAACTTACGCATGAATCGGAAGTTGTTTCGTCGGGGGCTGTCCAGATCGGCAATCCTATTGAAGAAAAGAAAGTTTTAGACGCTCTTTTAAAAGCGCGCGACAAAAACCTCTATTCCGCTATTACCGATTGCGGAGCCGGCGGGTTATCAAGCGCGGGCGGAGAAATGGGAAAAGATTTAGGATGTCGCATTGATCTCGAAAAAGTTCCGCTTAAATACGAAGGGCTTTCTTATACCGAAATTTGGATCTCAGAATCGCAAGAACGCATGGTTTTATCTGTCCCCAAAGAAAATATCGAAGAGCTTTTAAAAACATTTGAAGATGAGAACGCTCAGGCAACGGTGATCGGCGAATTTACCGACACCAAACGTTTGGAATTATTTTATAACAGTTGCCAAGTCTGTTCTTTGGATATGGAATTCCTGCATGATGGCTTGCCCAATATTACCAAGAAAGCTCATTGGGCTAAGCCGAAGATCAAAGAACCGGATTTTAAATGCCCAAAAAGCTTGACCGATAAACTCGTCGAAGTTATTTCTCACTATAATGTTTGTTCGAAAGAGTGGGTCATTCGCCAATACGATCATGAGGTTCAGGGAATGAGCATTATCAAGCCTTTGGTGGGTGTTTGTGATGACGGCCCGTCGGATGCGAGTGTTCTTCGCCCCAAACTTCATTCGCAAAAAGGTATCGCGGTCTCCAACGGTATTAATGTTCGTTTTGGCGCAATTGACCCGTTTTGGATGGCAGCGTCTTGCATTGATGAAGCTGTGCGGCAGATCATTTCCGTCGGAGGTTCTTTAGAAAAAATCGCTATTTTGGATAATTTCTGTTGGGGAAATCCCGACAAACCTGACCGGTTAGGCGGCTTGGTGCGCGCGGCGCAGGGCTGCTATTTTGCTTCTGTCGGTTACAAGGTTCCATTTATTTCCGGAAAAGACAGCCTTTATAATGAATACACCGACAAAGGAAAACCGTTAGCCATTCCGGGCACCATCCTTATTTCAGCCATCGGGATCGTGGAGGATGTTTCTAGAACCGTTACCATGGACTTCAAGGATTCCGGAAACCTTATTTATGTTTTAGGCGAAACGTATGATGAGCTGGGTGGCTCTATTTATTTAGACACATTTGATTCTCTAGGAAGCAGTGTTCCGAAAGTTGATACGCAAAAGGGAACAAAAGTTTTTGAAGCACTTTCTCGAGCGATCCAAAAGGGACTGGTAAGATCGTCGCACGATTGTTCCGAAGGCGGGCTTGGCGTTGCTATTTCGGAAATGGCGTTTGCCGGTGGGCTTGGTGCGAGCATATTTCTAAAGGACGTTCCTTTTAAGGCCAGAGACCAAAGACTAAAGACTAAAGGCAATATGAGAAATGATTTTATTTTGTTCTCCGAATCTAACTCGCGTTTTGTCGTTGAGGTTGCCAAAAACGATCAGAAAGATTTTGAAAAATGCTTAAAAGAAATTCCGTTCGGCCTGATCGGCTGCACCGATAATAAAAAGGTCTTAACGGTTTATGGGCTTAATAATGATATTTGTGTCAAAGTAGACGTTGATTTTCTTAAACAATCCTGGCAGAAGAAGCTAAAGTGGTAG
- a CDS encoding polyprenyl synthetase family protein: MITALKKQIDKSLANFLKEIRQEYKLHLVHPILFESLKDFTLRKGKRIRPLLLILSYKGYSKKNTNPPQSLYNASTCMELLHNFMLIHDDIIDRSDLRRGKPTMHKLLSKAAKTQDREKLGYDLSIVAGDILYALAIDAFLSINEKPYRKEEALKYFIKTAAFTAMGEFIDILHGVNHIKKISEKDVFLNYSLKTARYTFECPMVVGAILAGAGRNDIRKLSQLGLMIGQAFQIQDDILGIFGSQKNIGKSILSDIAESKKTILVCHAYRKMNRRQKKEFMQHFTKEKKSYRDLIAIRKILMESKSLRYSLLKINSLLEKSKIIISKLRIRDQYRAIILQSFLQLFQESETIGRDNRIPIRFFK, translated from the coding sequence ATGATTACGGCATTAAAAAAACAAATCGACAAAAGCTTGGCGAATTTCCTTAAGGAAATTCGCCAAGAATACAAGCTCCACTTAGTCCACCCCATCCTTTTTGAAAGCCTCAAAGACTTCACTTTGCGCAAAGGAAAAAGGATACGGCCATTGCTTCTCATTTTAAGTTACAAAGGCTACAGCAAGAAAAATACCAATCCCCCGCAAAGCCTTTACAATGCCTCCACCTGCATGGAACTTTTGCACAACTTCATGCTCATTCACGATGATATTATTGACCGCTCAGATCTAAGGCGCGGCAAACCCACCATGCATAAACTTCTCAGCAAAGCAGCCAAAACACAAGACAGGGAAAAACTGGGCTACGATCTTAGCATTGTCGCCGGCGATATTTTGTACGCTTTGGCGATCGATGCCTTTTTATCCATTAACGAAAAACCTTACCGCAAAGAAGAAGCCTTAAAATATTTTATTAAAACAGCCGCCTTTACGGCCATGGGAGAATTCATCGACATCTTGCATGGAGTCAATCACATCAAAAAGATATCGGAAAAAGATGTATTTTTGAATTATTCCCTTAAGACGGCCCGCTATACTTTTGAATGCCCGATGGTTGTCGGCGCTATTCTTGCCGGCGCCGGCCGTAACGACATCCGGAAACTTTCCCAGCTTGGCCTGATGATCGGACAGGCATTCCAGATCCAAGATGATATTTTAGGGATCTTCGGATCTCAGAAAAATATCGGCAAATCTATTCTAAGCGACATCGCCGAGTCGAAGAAAACAATTCTCGTCTGCCATGCTTACCGGAAAATGAACCGCCGTCAGAAAAAGGAATTTATGCAGCATTTCACGAAAGAAAAGAAATCCTATCGAGACCTCATCGCGATCAGAAAGATCCTGATGGAATCAAAAAGCCTGCGTTACAGTTTATTAAAAATAAATTCCCTTTTGGAAAAATCAAAGATCATTATTTCCAAGCTGCGCATCAGAGATCAATACCGCGCGATCATTTTGCAGTCATTTTTGCAGTTGTTCCAAGAAAGCGAAACCATCGGCCGGGACAATCGTATCCCCATCCGCTTTTTTAAATAA
- a CDS encoding glycosyltransferase family 39 protein: MTPLLPFLYSFLLGLLITSVALRKSQNIGSFLFCLLSVGIGLGASSTLIFFSFLLCGGFNIPIIILLHAGLTLALAMILFAGRYRHIKFNANQIFSSWVYIILFAAASYVVYILACSHPFGEWDGWAVWNMKAKFLIASTSNWKDLFQELHWHTQPDYPLLLPMINVWGSTMIQKYSPQVPFWTGIIFTVACPALVFSGLKQYAENRTALLGSCLILFLPAYIYLGTTQYADIVFAYYLLAVCVCFVLFTREKENGFGILLGLFLGFLSFSKNEGFVAFLLFFILIFFYRCRPFKKIWTNLSSLLPVVQGLIFTLPAPLIFKFFLSPANRDITLKNSPSSLKFLNWEGCYLVTTSFFQEISSAVWNYLWIALAILIVWRAPRFIKKESGVLTLFFLCYALCVFFVYLTTANFDLMWRLSRTLQRILFCLLPSLVFLVFYCCWNKEKANTPNEKP, encoded by the coding sequence ATGACGCCTTTACTGCCTTTTTTGTATTCATTTCTCCTGGGCCTTTTGATCACTTCGGTAGCTTTACGCAAAAGTCAAAACATCGGATCATTTCTTTTTTGTTTGCTATCCGTGGGAATTGGGCTAGGGGCCTCCTCGACACTCATCTTTTTTTCTTTTCTTCTTTGCGGCGGATTTAATATCCCCATCATCATTCTTTTGCACGCAGGGCTCACGCTGGCCTTGGCTATGATCTTATTTGCTGGCCGCTATCGACATATTAAATTCAATGCCAATCAAATATTTTCATCATGGGTTTACATTATTCTCTTTGCGGCAGCATCTTACGTTGTTTACATTCTCGCTTGCAGCCATCCTTTTGGCGAATGGGACGGTTGGGCTGTTTGGAATATGAAGGCAAAGTTCCTGATCGCAAGCACAAGCAATTGGAAAGATCTTTTTCAAGAACTTCATTGGCACACGCAACCCGACTATCCTTTACTATTACCGATGATCAATGTCTGGGGATCAACGATGATTCAGAAATATTCGCCCCAAGTGCCTTTCTGGACCGGGATCATTTTTACCGTCGCCTGCCCCGCGCTTGTATTTTCCGGATTAAAGCAATACGCAGAAAACAGGACAGCTCTTCTTGGCTCATGTCTGATCTTATTTCTGCCTGCTTATATTTACCTGGGAACAACACAATACGCGGACATTGTTTTTGCTTACTATTTGTTGGCTGTTTGTGTCTGTTTTGTTCTTTTCACCCGAGAAAAAGAAAACGGTTTTGGCATTCTCCTAGGATTATTCTTAGGCTTTTTATCATTCTCAAAGAACGAAGGATTTGTGGCGTTTCTGCTGTTTTTTATTCTTATCTTCTTTTACCGTTGCCGGCCTTTTAAAAAGATTTGGACAAACCTATCGTCTTTGCTACCCGTTGTTCAGGGGCTTATTTTTACTTTACCGGCTCCCTTGATATTCAAATTCTTTCTTTCTCCTGCTAACCGCGACATCACTTTAAAGAATTCGCCAAGTTCACTAAAGTTTCTTAATTGGGAAGGCTGCTATCTCGTTACAACCAGTTTCTTTCAGGAAATATCCTCCGCGGTTTGGAACTACCTTTGGATCGCTTTAGCGATTCTCATCGTTTGGCGGGCGCCGCGCTTTATAAAAAAGGAATCCGGAGTTTTAACTCTATTCTTTTTATGTTACGCGTTGTGTGTTTTCTTTGTTTACCTCACAACGGCGAATTTTGACCTGATGTGGCGACTATCCCGAACACTGCAACGGATCCTTTTTTGTTTATTGCCTTCTTTGGTTTTTCTGGTATTTTATTGTTGCTGGAATAAAGAGAAAGCCAACACCCCTAATGAAAAACCCTAA
- the purB gene encoding adenylosuccinate lyase: MIERYTLSKMGNIWSDKHKMDIMLKIEILTCEAMTKLGVIPKAAMEKIRKKAAFDVEEVKRIEEKTKHDVVAFIVSIGNNLGPESKYLHMGLTSSDLLDTALSVQCVDASDILIADVKRLLVVLKEKAKKYKDTVCIARTHGVHAEPTTFGLKLAVWYDEMQRNLIRLEQARENMRIGKLSGAVGTYANIDPFVEEYVCEKLGLKPANVATQVIQRDHHCQFLVTLALVGSSLNKFATEIRLLQKTEVLEVEEPFFKGQIGSSAMPHKRNPVTCERISGLSRLLRANAQAAFENISLWHERDISHSSAERVILPDSTITLDYMLNKFIPILEGLLVYPKNMIASLAKTRGLIYSQRILLELMKKGLTRDEAYNIIQQCAMQVWQETSDFRDVLYRDRKVRKYLTTGDIDKCFDIKYYIRHRDLIFKRAGL, translated from the coding sequence ATGATCGAGCGCTATACGTTATCCAAAATGGGTAATATTTGGTCCGACAAGCATAAAATGGATATTATGCTTAAAATTGAAATACTTACTTGCGAAGCAATGACAAAATTAGGAGTTATTCCGAAGGCCGCCATGGAGAAGATCAGAAAAAAGGCGGCCTTTGATGTTGAAGAGGTTAAAAGGATCGAAGAGAAGACAAAACACGACGTTGTCGCGTTTATCGTGAGCATTGGCAACAACTTAGGGCCCGAATCAAAATATCTTCACATGGGCTTAACTTCCTCAGATCTCCTCGATACAGCGCTTTCCGTTCAATGCGTTGACGCTAGCGATATTCTGATCGCTGATGTCAAAAGATTATTAGTCGTTCTGAAAGAAAAAGCCAAGAAATATAAAGATACCGTTTGTATTGCCCGTACCCACGGCGTTCACGCCGAACCGACAACATTCGGTTTGAAATTAGCAGTCTGGTACGATGAAATGCAGCGTAATCTTATACGTCTTGAACAGGCTCGGGAGAATATGCGCATCGGAAAACTTTCCGGCGCGGTCGGTACTTATGCCAACATTGATCCCTTTGTGGAAGAATATGTTTGCGAAAAATTAGGGCTTAAGCCAGCTAATGTTGCCACGCAAGTTATTCAGCGTGATCATCATTGTCAGTTTCTTGTCACGCTAGCTTTAGTGGGTTCTTCTCTTAATAAGTTCGCTACCGAAATACGGCTTTTGCAAAAGACAGAAGTTTTGGAAGTTGAAGAACCATTTTTTAAAGGACAGATCGGTTCTTCTGCCATGCCTCATAAACGTAATCCGGTGACGTGCGAACGGATCTCCGGCTTATCCAGGCTTTTACGCGCCAATGCTCAAGCGGCTTTTGAAAATATCAGCCTTTGGCATGAACGTGATATCAGTCATTCTTCCGCCGAGCGCGTGATTCTCCCCGATAGCACCATCACCTTAGATTATATGCTCAATAAATTTATTCCTATTCTGGAAGGTTTATTGGTTTATCCGAAAAATATGATTGCGAGCCTCGCCAAAACACGCGGCCTTATTTATTCCCAGCGTATTTTGCTGGAGTTGATGAAAAAAGGCCTCACACGTGATGAAGCGTATAACATTATTCAACAATGCGCTATGCAGGTGTGGCAGGAAACTTCGGATTTTCGTGATGTTCTCTATCGCGACCGAAAGGTGAGAAAATATTTAACAACCGGCGATATCGATAAGTGTTTCGATATTAAATACTATATTCGTCATCGTGATCTGATCTTTAAAAGGGCAGGACTATAA
- the hemW gene encoding radical SAM family heme chaperone HemW codes for MNSLYVHIPFCQSKCLFCSFVIAVGQTHKMDAYLDALSKEADFYKGENLKTVYIGGGTPSLLSADGLKKLFSIIKQKFVLSADCEVTLEANPESLDVEKAKLLYDLGVNRVSLGVQSLEEKYLKFLGRNHGRDCALGAFRILRKTGFQNISLDLMFSFPQQTSFEIEGDVRAMASLNSEHISLYALTVEEKSKFFSRRVQLSDDTLRAEQYSLVIQFLNDLGFPQYEVSNFSKPKKESRHNLAYWQGENYIGLGVGAHSHKDGTRSWNTSNLSDYLSKTNQNVSPVEGEERLDPAQRFMETLLFGLRMNRGVDVPALEKRFSCALPEGQVEAVNQFLRDGFLTQENNILKVTDCGRLILDELCSRLI; via the coding sequence ATGAACTCGCTTTACGTCCATATTCCGTTTTGCCAAAGCAAATGCCTTTTTTGCTCCTTTGTGATCGCGGTGGGCCAAACGCATAAAATGGACGCGTATCTTGACGCGCTTTCCAAAGAAGCCGACTTTTATAAAGGTGAGAACTTAAAAACAGTTTACATCGGAGGAGGAACACCCAGCCTTCTTTCTGCGGATGGATTAAAGAAGCTATTTTCTATTATTAAGCAAAAGTTTGTACTTTCTGCGGATTGCGAAGTAACACTGGAAGCTAATCCGGAAAGCCTTGATGTCGAAAAGGCAAAATTGTTATATGACCTGGGTGTTAATCGCGTAAGCTTAGGCGTTCAATCACTGGAGGAAAAGTATCTTAAATTTCTAGGGCGCAATCACGGACGTGATTGCGCCCTAGGAGCTTTTCGTATTTTACGGAAAACGGGGTTTCAGAACATCAGTCTTGATCTGATGTTCTCTTTTCCGCAACAAACCTCTTTCGAGATCGAAGGTGATGTGCGCGCGATGGCTAGCTTAAACAGCGAGCACATTTCTCTTTATGCTTTAACGGTCGAAGAAAAAAGTAAATTTTTCTCCCGTCGTGTTCAACTGAGCGACGATACATTACGTGCTGAGCAATACAGCTTGGTTATCCAGTTTCTAAACGATCTAGGATTTCCACAGTATGAAGTAAGTAATTTTTCGAAACCCAAAAAAGAATCGCGGCACAATCTTGCCTATTGGCAGGGAGAAAATTATATCGGGCTTGGCGTCGGAGCACATTCGCACAAAGACGGAACAAGATCTTGGAATACCTCAAATCTTAGTGATTATCTTTCCAAAACGAATCAAAATGTAAGCCCGGTTGAAGGAGAAGAGCGGCTTGATCCTGCACAGCGCTTTATGGAGACTTTGCTTTTCGGTTTAAGGATGAATCGCGGTGTTGATGTGCCGGCTTTGGAGAAAAGATTTTCATGTGCCTTGCCGGAAGGCCAGGTAGAAGCGGTGAACCAATTTCTTCGAGATGGATTTTTAACACAGGAAAATAATATTCTGAAAGTGACCGATTGCGGAAGGCTTATTTTAGATGAGCTGTGCTCGCGGCTTATCTAA
- the purC gene encoding phosphoribosylaminoimidazolesuccinocarboxamide synthase: MDKKAKIYEGKAKILYETDAPDQLIQYFKDDATAFNAAKKGTIQDKGIVNNKISTKIFEYLQSNGIPTHFIKFLNDREMLVKRVKIVPLEVIVRNVAAGSLSRLLNIKEGTVLKCPVLEFCYKEDSLGDPLINEYHVLALGYATQEEVDAIKNYTFKINELMKKFFDSMGIDLVDFKLEFGRYQGNIILADEISPDTCRLWEKGTGRKMDKDRFRRDLGNIEEAYQEVLSRVTK, from the coding sequence ATGGATAAAAAAGCAAAGATTTACGAAGGGAAAGCCAAGATCCTTTATGAAACAGATGCTCCCGATCAACTCATTCAGTATTTTAAGGATGATGCCACCGCGTTTAACGCGGCTAAAAAAGGGACCATCCAAGATAAAGGAATTGTAAATAATAAGATCTCAACAAAAATCTTTGAATATCTGCAATCAAACGGCATCCCGACGCACTTTATTAAGTTCTTAAACGATCGGGAAATGCTGGTTAAAAGAGTCAAGATCGTTCCTCTGGAGGTTATTGTCCGTAATGTTGCGGCGGGGTCTTTATCTCGGTTATTGAATATTAAAGAAGGGACCGTCCTTAAATGTCCGGTTTTGGAATTCTGTTATAAAGAAGACAGCCTGGGCGATCCGCTCATTAATGAATATCATGTTTTAGCCTTAGGGTACGCTACACAAGAAGAAGTGGACGCCATTAAGAATTATACGTTTAAGATCAATGAGCTGATGAAGAAATTTTTTGATTCCATGGGCATTGATCTGGTGGATTTTAAACTGGAATTCGGCCGATATCAGGGGAACATTATCCTCGCCGATGAAATTTCACCCGACACCTGCCGGCTTTGGGAAAAAGGCACGGGACGCAAGATGGACAAAGACCGTTTCCGTCGGGATCTAGGCAATATTGAAGAAGCCTACCAGGAAGTTTTAAGCCGAGTAACAAAATAA
- a CDS encoding DUF2059 domain-containing protein — MLKKTSLILFFSFLICLPSFAETIYLKNGKTINGKITEKTNTQVKINVNGIGITYYADEIERIDGGVSFAPLVKPVPSSSPSPANKRGLILSLIDSSGARENMNTLYAKMLSQGSAQETQKLREAIKVDDIIERLVPVYDKYFTEDELKGLIAFYQSPLGKKLLRTTPMIMQDGMAAMGAYLQENLSMPDVQQ, encoded by the coding sequence ATGCTTAAAAAAACCAGTTTGATCTTATTTTTTTCCTTTCTTATTTGCCTGCCTTCTTTTGCCGAAACGATCTATCTTAAAAACGGCAAAACGATCAACGGAAAGATCACCGAGAAAACAAATACTCAAGTTAAAATCAATGTTAATGGCATTGGCATTACATATTACGCGGATGAGATTGAACGCATTGACGGCGGTGTTAGCTTTGCTCCGCTAGTAAAGCCTGTACCTTCTTCTTCGCCATCGCCGGCGAATAAAAGAGGCCTTATTTTAAGCCTGATCGATTCCAGCGGCGCCAGAGAAAATATGAATACCCTGTACGCAAAGATGTTGTCGCAAGGCTCCGCGCAAGAAACACAAAAACTACGCGAGGCGATTAAGGTTGACGATATTATTGAGCGCTTGGTCCCCGTTTATGATAAGTATTTTACCGAAGATGAACTAAAGGGGTTGATCGCTTTTTATCAAAGCCCGCTCGGTAAAAAATTGTTAAGAACAACTCCCATGATCATGCAAGACGGCATGGCTGCTATGGGGGCGTACTTGCAAGAGAACTTATCTATGCCGGACGTTCAACAATGA